In Lemur catta isolate mLemCat1 chromosome 5, mLemCat1.pri, whole genome shotgun sequence, the genomic stretch CATTATGAAGATTTTAAGATACATTTCTGTTGGCAATAGGATGAGCAGTTTTCTTTGTACTTGGGAACTCATTGTTACTGAACAAAACTGGGGTCCACTCACCTGGCACAGCAAAGTCAGATACTGAAGCCAAGAGTTGCAGTGGGAGAAAGAGACACTTTAATTTCACGGTGCCATGCAAGGAGAACAACAGGCAGCTAATGCATAAGACCTGAACTCCCTGATAGCTTACAAaccagggtttttaaagacaggggTACACTTCAGCCAGgcaaaattgtaaatcaatacatggactTTATACATTGgcttggcccaaaaaggcaggatatCCTGAGGGCCTATGAGTCATAGGTGGAGTCAGTGATTCCTTGATTAGGAAAAAGGAATGCTAAGGTAAGTGTGGGTCCAGGACCCTAAGGGAGAAATGTAGAACAAAGAAGGGCAGTCAGAGTTCAATTTCCCAGTTCccccttatctgcattttccaacTGGTGGGAggttctgaaaaacaactcaacatatataatattaagaTGCCATCTTTAGTTTCCATAGGGAATCACACTGCCTCCTGACTGTGGCTTGCTCGGAGAGCCATTGCTATTCCCATTTACTTTTCAACGCTAGCTAGGTCCCAGAACTCTCCCTGAAGAAactcaagattttcctttatttccaagCTTGGGGAGCCTGGCAAGCCCCTAAGAGGGGTCTCTGCTCTGTCTCAGTCCTCCCTTGTCTTTATGTTAGTTCTCAATATTGAGGGGTACAGAGATGCAGACTACTCTGGATACTTTATGCTGAACTGGGGCAAAGATTGAGGACTAGCACATGAGGAGAGAAAGTTTCTAGCATGAAGCTGGAGATGTTCATGAGTCCCAGGCCTGGTACCATAGTTCTGAACTATTATTAGTTgtttttatcactattttatcACAACAATTTAATACACATTTGGCTACAGTATAAAGTATATGTAAAATTAGCAAGACTGGCATGCCTAAATTTAGTAATCCAGAAAACATGGACTGTATTCCATGAGGAATCTAAGAAAACAAAGACGAAAACCAGTCCTCAGGGACAGTCAGGGAGACTTATAACCAGCAGCttgttttccagtattttttAGACGAGTTATCTCTGTAGATATGTTCATGTAAGTAGGCATGCAATACTCTTCCCTGCTCAGCTAAGATGTAATCTAAGACTATCTTATTATCTAAAACAACCTGAGTCAATGAATTAATTTTACCAGCAACACCTCATATAGTCCCATTCAATAAGGATGAAGTTGATCTTAAACCAGCTTCCTGGAGGGCAGTCATTTGGGGTCTCTAGATGAATTTCAACTTGTAGGGCCTCAGGAAAAAGGCAGTATCAATTTTATTGaatccaagttaaaaaaaaaatggaagaaaaatttagaaaacattagtGTAAAGATTTGTTGTCAGGAAAAAATTCAGGATTCAGTCCTGAATTTTTATAGGcaaataataaatactcaaaaacaCTGTATAAGGCTAGGATCTAGGTATACTATAGTTTTTtactgaaacataatttttctctctacagTTTATATCAAGGATAAATCATAGTAGGACcaatttatatacaaaataaattttagtctcATTATACTTGGCTTATTTCCATAAAGTACCAAAAGAATAATTATTGGCAATATAggctccatttatttatttgttcattcattcattcattcattcatttattcatttaatttttgaggcagggtctggctctgccacccaggctggaatacagtggtacaatcatagctcactgcatcctcaaattcctgggctcaagtgatcctcctgcctcagcctccagagtagctaggactacagatatgcatcaccatgcctggctaattccaCCCCCACAAACcctgtagagatggaatcttgctatgttgcccaagctgttctcaaactcctggcctcaagaaatcatcccacctcagcctcccaaagtgctgggattacaggcatgagccactatacccgGCTGGGATccttttaaattgtgttttctggaatttttccatAAAGGATCTCAGCCTAACCAAGCTTTTGCCATCAAACTGTTTGTAATACCTGCATAAATTGGGGGAATTTCTCTCTTCTCGATAATCCCAAAATAACCTGAGGTTCCTGGACCTatcagaaagtgacattctttaccTACCACAGGTCAAGAACCTTGTAAAGAACAAATTATCAGGCCAGTCTTTGCAAGGGTATTTTTACCAGCTCTATAAAATCAATCTTAATTCCACAATGTAGTCTGGgcatatctgaaaatatgccattccagttaaagccttggtaaaataacCAGTACCACCATTTGTGTcctgttacaaaagaaaacagattcttattgaatttatgtaaataattatactgccagaaatcaaaaacattcacaaatagtttccaaattctggagaaatcagGTAAAGAGGAAgataaatgtttcagattttgctCATGAAACTATAATTTAACCAATTTGTTGTAAGCTATAAAtagctcaaaagaaaaatgttttcttgattctggaaaacaaaacaaagaatcactagtgtttttaaaaagtcataaaaaaattttagtcttttattaGTTCAGACCAAATAAAGCAGAACTTGCTTAAATGAGAGACACAAAGACTCTTGTGTTCAACTCCTCTCAGAACCTTGCATCTCATCTAGTGCAAAAGCCAAATTTCTTACAGTGGCCTGTGTGGAAAACCAGAATATGCCATCCCCAAATATGAAAGACTGTTGGGCTGAAGACAATTAAGAAGCAGCAGATACAGGAAATCTCTCTCTATTTGCCTAAAACAAGGACAGagatttacaaagacaaaaagatatcTTGTACCCCTTTCTATCAGGGAGGACAAAAGTTAACCACTGAAGATAGCTTTCACCCTTACTGGCCTGGAGATAGACCAGAGGAACCGGCAAAGCACCACAAAGCAAGCTTTACTAACTAGCCTTCATCTGCCATTTATTTGCTTTCCTCAAAGTTGCTACCCCTAGAGATTCAAAGTCCTTTACCCTTCGccttgtcacttctctaaaaattttctgttcttctttGAAGATACTACATAAGTTGAAATTCAGTCACTTCTTTAAGTATTCATTCTCTGGATGTCTTCCATgtcaatatgaaatatatatgttagtaaactgtttttcttttgttaatttttcttttgttacataGTTTGTTTCAACTAAGAACCTatgtgaggggtgggggctgaaacaaaaattattcttCCTTTACACCTACAAGCCCCTACATGGTCtggctttcttttgtttctctcctttaaTTTCCTATTGTCTGTCCTCTGCTTATTCCACAGAGCCATTCTGGTACCTCAGCACTCTCCTTCCACTTCTCTTTGAAAACATGCACATAGGTTGTTTCCTCACCAAGATCTTTCAGCTCTTTGCTGAATGAAATATCTTCTTGGTGAGATCTTCATTGGTTGCCTCATCTAAATTTCAGCTCCCCATGACactctttattcttatttttctctctcacaaTGTAACATATTACATATGATATTCACTTATCTAGTTTATTTTCTATCCGAGAGCCAAATGTAAATTACATAACAGCgagaattttgtctgttttgttctctggGTGTATTCCCAAAGCACAGACCAGCATCTGGCATATTGTAAACTCACAACAAATATGATTGGAGTAGGCTCGGTGcagtggatcgcttgaggcctggagtttgagaccaacctggtcaacatggtgagactctcatctctacaaaaatttttaattagctgggcacagaAGATGGTTCATTCCTGTTGccctagccacttgggaggctgaggtaggaggatcacttgagcccaggagttggaggttgcagaaAGCTataattgtaccactgcactgggcaacaaagtgagaccctgtctcaaaatatatacatatatatatgtatgtttagagtaaataaattttaaaattcagtgttaaagaaatatttgttataggaataacagtagcatcataattaGGTTTTTAAATGGCAGCtatgtattaaaatattgagAGGCAAAATACTGTTACTTGCTTTACAAAAATCAAGGTAGTGGGATGAAGTGGTGTAGATAACACATATTTGGCCAATGTTGATGTTGAAGCTGGATGAGAACTACATGGGTTTTATTAAACTATCTCTTTTTCCATATATTCTGAAATATCacataatagtttttaaaaataaaaacaatattttaaaaaaaatttctaaatacatAAGTGAAAGTTATGGGGAAGAATCAGCTGGATACCCAAACAGGACTTTCTACTAATCTGTACAGGAAAGACCCCATATGAAGATAGAAAGGTATCTCGGTTGTCTGCCAGAAGGCCCACAATGGTATCTGCTCCTCCTCATAGCATCCCTAAAAACCAGATACTGCCAATCACTCCACCGAAAGTGGCTTGATATCTCAGCATAGACTTACATTAGCCTTGCCCTCAGAAATTGTTATAAAAGCCAGGTGTTACTTGACTCATTGCAGTGAGATAAACAGTTGTCAAGCAAGTCAGAAATTCCTCTCTTGGAGACCACTATATTCTCTCTGAAGGCAAATTAGGAGAGAAGCCCGATTCAATTAGGTAACTGTGCTAAGCCTAAAGTCAAACAGGAGCTAATTAAAAGTATGGGAATTTATGTAGCATTGAGTCACAGTACCAACTACTTGTTGGAAGCACctgaattttaataattactATTTCCTGTGCCCACCATGCAGACTCTAAATTAGCCCTGATTGAACcccaaatagttttataaaaccTCCCCCTGTGGCTGTAATGTCACATTGAGGCAACTGATCTTTAATGAAATCAAACTATCTTAGGGGCTTCTTGCTGTGCTCACTTTTTTAAGAGAATATTTCATTCTATTACATAAATAAGCATATAGTTTGCAAAAACTCAACCCTGGTAAGAAGAGTTCACAGGCAATCTGTTTTTACTGATGAAACCTAAAATACCAGTAAACAAAAACGACCTAGGCTACTGATTGATTTAACAGTGGTCATGAGAATCACCTGAGGTAAACTTAGCgcaatgcagattctgactcagtagcCCTGGGTGGCCTGAGAATCTACaattctaacaagctcccaggtaatgCCCATGCTACCAGTAGGCGGCCCACACTGAGTAGGCAAGTTGTAGAAGCCATCGATTTGCTTTGGGTTCTACCACCAATAAATTCATTTAGGAATCTTGGAGGTGTCATTTTTGATATAAAGTCTACTATCAGGAAAAGACAAACCTATTTCACATTAAAGCcgaaaattgctttttaaacataaatggaaaTGAGCAAATAACTTGAGGTTTGAGACATGGCTAAAGCTGTGAGAACATAATTTTAAGAGGTGAACTGCAAATGCACATCTATGCTGTTGACCCGAACCCAACCTATGTGGGTAGACTTTTATACTGTGTACCCAGATGACCCAAAACTTGAACGAGTAGCAATTACTGCCCCATTCCAAACTACTCTGTAGTTAATCCCACTACCAGACCCAATACGCGGAAAATGTCAAACCCACCTTAAAAAGGAACACAAGTCAAACCGTTTAAAGCTTCCAGGAGACTGCTAGGAAGCAAATCCAGCAAATTTAACACACGAAAACGCAAAATGAATGGCCTTTAACACAACAGAACCGCAGCACATGCAAACAAAATTGAAGTTAATTACAGCTATTTAAGGTAGAAGTGGGTGGCTCTTAAAAGAGCCTTTGAGTAAAATCATTACTGAGAAAGCTTTACGCTCTCTCCCCACGAATGCGGCGCGCGAGCTGGATGTCTTTGGGCATGATGGTCACTCTCTTGGCGTGGATGGCGCACAGGTTGGTGTCCTCGAACAAGCCCACCAGGTAGGCCTCGCAGGCCTCCTGCAGCGCCATCACCGCCGAGCTCTGGAAGCGCAGGTCGGTCTTGAAATCCTGCGCGATCTCCCGCACCAGGCGCTGGAAAGGCAGCTTGCGGATCAGCAGCTCGGTCGATTTCTGGTAGCGGCGGATCTCGCGCAGGGCCACGGTTCCGGGCCGGTAGCGGTGGGGCTTCTTTACGCCGCCGGTGGCCGGAGCGCTCTTGCGAGCCGCCTTGGTGGCCAGCTGCTTGCGCGGGGCCTTGCCACCAGTAGACTTGCGAGCTGTCTGCTTTGTGCGCGCCATCTTAAAACGACTACAAGAAAAACCACACCGCAATGAAGCTGAAAGAAGATGCGTTTATATATACTCAGAAACATTCTGATTGGCCTTGTTGAGTTTGAAAAGCCCCGCGCAATGAAACCATTGGCTGAAGAGTCAATTAGCTGATTGGAGAAGTACTGAAGATTCTGATTGGATGAATTGATTCACCTTTGGATCCCTTCTTCTCTTTGTTAAAATCTGGGATCCAAGGGAGTTAATTTTTTACGATTCTAATTCTGCAAATCTCAAGCTGTAATGTCCATAAAGAACCACTTGAAGATCTTGGAAGACGCTAATTGTGACCTAGTAGATGTGAGGTGGGGCCAGATATTCCGAGGACCACGCTCTGAGAACAGACTTAACGTGTGTTTTGGTTTTTCGAGTCACCCGGACGGCCACTTCCTAGCTCCAGTGAACCAACCCTTTGACCTACATGGCAGAGTTCCTAGGTGGAATACCTGAGAGATCACAGGTAAGCGCCTAGCCCGGAGGTGACAGACACACAACAATGCGCAACAAATGTTAATTGACTTTTATTATGTTGTCCCAAATGATGTTTTGGTTCGGTTTGGAGTTGTCTTTTTAGTTCCCCAAAATTTGATCGTTTAGTTCTCACTGGGTTCTATCTATTGTTGACATTCTAGGCTACAGCTCCGGCTAGCCTCTTCTGCAGGGTAACTTGAGGAGCACTGCAGTGGCCCTGTCCATCTAAAAATTACAAGGTTTGTAAACGTTACCGAACTTGCTTCCTCCTAACTAGAGTAAGGTCTCTACTTGGAATATTAAACATGCTCTCATGTGTCCTGTTTGCCTGGACCACATTCAAGCACAGTGGTGTCACAGGACATTTAAATTGCAGTCAACTTAGTCACTTGTATAGTGAGTAACCTGAAGGATTATGGGCGTATAACTGTTTTAAGGTTGACAGAGAGTAAGAAAACCCATAATTCTTAGAGTTAGTCAACTGCAAGGTTTTTGATGTGAAAATGGGAATGGCTCTAAAGAGCCTTGGTGGGGGACGAGGGACATGGTAGTTACACCTGCTGATGTTTCAACTGATTACTTCATTTGCTCTTGGCTTTGTGGTGATTCTCGGGGGTCTTTGGCAGTAGCACAGTCTGGATGTTGGGCAGGAAGCCACCCTGAGCGATGGTGACTTTGCTCAGCAGTTTGTTGAGCTCTTCCTCGTTACGGATGGCCAGCTGCAGATGCCAGGGGATAATGCAGGTCTTATTGTTGTCGCGGGCAACGTTGCCCACCAGCTCTAAAACCCTGGCAGTCAAGTACTCCTACACAGCCGCCGAGTAAACTGGCGCGACGGCCCCCACCCGCTCGAAGTAGTTGCGCTTTCAAAGCAGGCGGTGCACTCGGCCTACTGGGAACTGGAGACCAGCCCGAGAGCAGCGAGTTTTAGCCTTGGCGCGagccttccctcccttccctccacgTCCAGACATAGCGAAGTACTGAAATAATTGTATAGGAAACGGTAAGAAATTGTTACTAGTAAAGCGCAAGCAGCTGGAATATTATATTTTGCGGCAGTTTGGTGAAATAGTGCATGGTATTGCCCGAATACCAATTTCAACCAATAGAAAAACAGGTGTTAGGAAACGAAGGAAAAAAACATCGCTTCTGAtttatttaaagtcattttaGTTCAACAGTCTAGTGATTTAAGGTTGAGGTTTGGGAAGAGCCAATGAGAGTTAGGAATTCAGAAATAGCCTATCGGTATTCAGATACTAAAAGAGCCAATCAGAAAGTGTAACCCAGAAATCCTAATTTGCATATgtaacaaacaaataataaaagcatttgcTTTCTCtcacattttgcatttcttttctggaAGGTGAAAGTGTCTCTTTGAAATCCCTGATCCAGCTAAGTCCGCTCCTGCTCCGAAGAAGGGCTCCAAGAAGGCGGTGACCAAGGCCCAAAAGAAGGACGGCAAGAAGCGCAAGCGCAGCCGCAAGGAGAGTTACTCTGTGTACGTGTACAAGGTGCTGAAGCAGGTCCACCCTGACACTGGCATCTCCTCTAAGGCCATGGGCATCATGAATTCCTTCGTCAACGACATCTTCGAGCGCATCGCGGGCAAGGCCTCTCGCCTGGCGGATTACAACAAGTGCTCGACCATCACCTCCTGGGAGATCCAGACGGCCGTGCGCCTGCTGCTGCCGGGAGAGCTGGCCAAGCACGCTGTGTCCGAGGGCACCAAGGCTGTCACTAAGTACACCAGCTCCAAATGAATTTGGCTGTGAGAAAAGATGCCAGTGACGCAAAGGCTCTTCTAAGAGCCACTCATAGTGTCTTTTAAAGATCTGTAATTCTCTAGGTTTGTAAAGTGGATAGGGCAACAcgtggattaaaggcttaaaaatACTGGGACATATTTCTTATTCTATAGAGGCCTAAGAGTAAATGCGTAAAAGGAAAAGTGTGCACAGTTGTAGGTTGTTTTCCAACAACAACCACACCACCCTTACCCCACACCCGGAGAGGAGAGGTTtgaagtttgttttcatttttactttcacTTTGTCATAGTCCTGTTGCCCTTGATCGGGAGTAACAATGGAAATCTGGAGTTTTGGGTGGTCCTAAATCTAAACAAAAGTCGAGAGTAGAGTAAGAATTGAGGAAAGGAAACTACTTCGTTTTGTAATTTGCTGTTAGCTTGTGAATGGCTAGTACTACACTGATACAGCAGTATCACCTCTGCTGGTTGCATTTCTAAACCACAGGTCTCTACCAGTTTCTCATACCACCGTCGTTGCAAATCCACTAACATCTCTACAAATTTGTCCACTAGTATGTCCTTGGATTGTTTTATGTAGCTATATGTTATCTCTTGGCAAAATCAGGAACTCTGTTCTGTCATCCAGTAGAGTTTTCAACCTGGCTGAACTTACTGAGGTTTAAGAGGTAGAACAGCAACAAGATTAccatgaggagggaggaaagaagtgaAAGTTTTAGTGCTACATAATTCAACAACCATGATTCCTGGGAAGTGAGGAGACAGGGATCTGCTTCTATCTGTTTGCCTCTTTTAGGCTCCAAGAACTCCTGGAGTTCTCTCTACACTTTCTCCTCCGTGTGCTGGACCGACCTTGCCCACAGCTACTTCTTTGTTCCCTGAAATCCCGTTTTAAGAGAGGAGGGTTACAAACAATTAACATTTGTGTGAGAGTCCTTAGCATGCATATGACATTGATTTTATACTACAATCACCTCCTGTGAAATGGAATCTCCTGCTTTACGTGTGAATGACCCAAGGAATTAAGGTTAACTAACTCCttacacagaaataaataaaactgagatctgaatcccattcatcttattcTAAGTACTATTTCTatactatttatttgtttgtccCAAGCAGTAGGCTAGTTGCAATCATAGGAGTAGAGAAATATAGGCTCATTTGGAATTAAGAGAAAAGTAGAAATGGTCAAGAGTTACACATATTTTAAGTTGTGCAGCAAATTCCTTACAGCAGCAAAaatttctttacaaaagaaaaaaaaaatcgtgaCTTTTGGGCCCTAAAGATCAACTGGCAGCAAGTTTAACTTTTCCAAGCACTGCATTGGAAAAGAAAACCATGGGCATTAGCAATGTAAACTGATGTCTAAAATCTCATTTTGTACTTACAAACTACATGTCTTTATCTGCAAATGCCTGCATAGCATAGTACTGTGAACTTTAAATAAGTGACCCAATTTTGTAATGATGATTGTGAGGAAAATTTTGTAAACCCCATATACAATTAGGCATTCATTTCTTGCTCTCCAAAGCTGAttttaaatacactttaaaataatgtattcatgaaaagaaatattcaagcaTGGTTTAGGTGTAAATCCGGGCCAGGCCGTGGTAGCAcctccctgtagtcccagctacccaggaggctgaggcaggaggctttgcctgagcccaggagttggaggttgtagtgagctataatgaaaCCACTGTACTGTAACCCCGggggacagaatgagaccctgtcccaaaaaataaataaaaataaaaaataaaaagggtggGAGGTAAATCCCTCAGGACATGATCTAGTCCTGATTGCCTGTTTCAATCCTGAGTGTAGCCAAATTATGTAATTCCTCTGAGTATTCCCTTACTTCtacatagtaaaaataattagtaACTACCAAATGA encodes the following:
- the LOC123638793 gene encoding histone H2B type 1-H-like, with the translated sequence KCLFEIPDPAKSAPAPKKGSKKAVTKAQKKDGKKRKRSRKESYSVYVYKVLKQVHPDTGISSKAMGIMNSFVNDIFERIAGKASRLADYNKCSTITSWEIQTAVRLLLPGELAKHAVSEGTKAVTKYTSSK